One segment of Chelmon rostratus isolate fCheRos1 chromosome 17, fCheRos1.pri, whole genome shotgun sequence DNA contains the following:
- the tom1 gene encoding target of Myb protein 1 isoform X3 has product MEFLMGNPFSTPVGQRIEAATSSSLPSEDWAINMEICDMINSSEEGPKDAVRAIKKRIVGNKNFKEVMQALTVLETCVKNCGYRFHILVTTRDFVEGVLVRSIIPRNNPPLVLHDRVLSIIQAWADAFRSSPDLTGVVSVYEDLRRKGLEFPMTELDGYTPVQASQKIKKLKTELGVVRSNLTMMSDMMSQLDPVTVKQADMELLEQLYTVCKEMQERIVKIVPRLSEEKLIEELLAANDEMNTAFTRYHRFERRITNGPNTAEKSHTYVNLADLDLTAESISQSRGASVTNDSSLSQSRADSLSSQMVRLSTSESDDTLSQKISVSTQQRPSEQSEAAVDGLAQAQDSRLLNTGTDGSPASTCSSSPKLDWMIKRGMIPINQSSVMDDIEKWLALDDEYDDFEDSDGVTSEEFDRFLAERAKAAERLPSLRASSQDTNHSES; this is encoded by the exons ATGGAGTTTTTAATGGGCAACCCGTTCAGCACGCCGGTGGGACAGCGGATCG AGGCTGCGACCAGCTCCAGCCTGCCGTCAGAGGACTGGGCCATCAACATGGAGATCTGCGACATGATCAACAGCTCAGaggaagg GCCCAAAGACGCAGTCAGAGCCATAAAGAAAAGGATTGTGGGCAACAAGAACTTCAAGGAGGTCATGCAGGCGCTAACG GTCCTGGAGACTTGCGTGAAGAACTGCGGCTACAGGTTCCACATCCTGGTGACGACACGGGATTTCGTCGAGGGGGTCCTGGTGCGCTCGATCATTCCGAGAAACAACCCTCCGTTGGTCCTGCACGACAGAGTGCTCAGCATCATACAG GCGTGGGCTGATGCATTCCGTAGCTCGCCCGACCTGACGGGCGTGGTGTCGGTGTACGAAGACCTGCGAAGGAAAGGACTTGAGTTCCCCATGACAGAGCTGGATGGTTACACGCCCGTCCAAGCTTCACAAAAG ATCAAAAAGCTGAAGACAGAGCTGGGAGTGGTGCGAAGCAACCTGACAATGATGTCGGACATGATGAGTCAGCTGGATCCTGTCACAGTAAAGCAAGCAGacatggagctgctggag CAGTTATACACAGTGTGTAAGGAAATGCAAGAGAGGATAGTGAAGATCGTCCCCAGACTCAGCGAGGAGAAGCTGATCGAAGAGTTGCTGGCAGCTAACGATGAGATGAACACCGCCTTTACTCGCTACCACAG GTTTGAAAGACGGATAACAAACGgtccaaacacagcagagaag AGCCACACGTACGTCAACCTGGCAGACCTCGATCTGACAGCTGAGTCCATCAGCCAATCACGGGGCGCGTCAGTTACCAATGACAGCTCACTCAGCCAATCAAGAGCTGACAGTTTGTCCAGTCAGATGGTCAGACTTA GTACAAGTGAATCAGATGACACGTTATCACAGAAAATAAGTGTCTCGACTCAACAAAGACCGAG TGAGCAGAGTGAGGCTGCAGTGGACGGCCTGGCTCAGGCTCAGGACAGCAGGCTGCTAAACACAGGAACG GATGGCAGCccagcctccacctgcagctcctcaccAAAGTTAGATTGGATGATTAAAAGGGGAATG ATTCCTATCAACCAGTCCAGTGTAATGGATGATATTGAGAAATGGCTAGCGCTGGACGATGAG TATGATGACTTTGAGGATTCAGATGGTGTGACCAGTGAAG agtTTGACAGGTTTTTGGCCGAAAGAGCAAAAGCAGCTGAGCGCCTGCCGTCGCTGAGAGCTTCCTCACAGGATACCAACCACTCTGAGTCTTAA
- the tom1 gene encoding target of Myb protein 1 isoform X2 encodes MEFLMGNPFSTPVGQRIEAATSSSLPSEDWAINMEICDMINSSEEGPKDAVRAIKKRIVGNKNFKEVMQALTVLETCVKNCGYRFHILVTTRDFVEGVLVRSIIPRNNPPLVLHDRVLSIIQAWADAFRSSPDLTGVVSVYEDLRRKGLEFPMTELDGYTPVQASQKTLPGNGPAVTTLPAALLSSKPPLIPPQTSELKLALEGTNAFTPSQIKKLKTELGVVRSNLTMMSDMMSQLDPVTVKQADMELLEQLYTVCKEMQERIVKIVPRLSEEKLIEELLAANDEMNTAFTRYHRFERRITNGPNTAEKSHTYVNLADLDLTAESISQSRGASVTNDSSLSQSRADSLSSQMVRLSTSESDDTLSQKISVSTQQRPSEQSEAAVDGLAQAQDSRLLNTGTIPINQSSVMDDIEKWLALDDEYDDFEDSDGVTSEEFDRFLAERAKAAERLPSLRASSQDTNHSES; translated from the exons ATGGAGTTTTTAATGGGCAACCCGTTCAGCACGCCGGTGGGACAGCGGATCG AGGCTGCGACCAGCTCCAGCCTGCCGTCAGAGGACTGGGCCATCAACATGGAGATCTGCGACATGATCAACAGCTCAGaggaagg GCCCAAAGACGCAGTCAGAGCCATAAAGAAAAGGATTGTGGGCAACAAGAACTTCAAGGAGGTCATGCAGGCGCTAACG GTCCTGGAGACTTGCGTGAAGAACTGCGGCTACAGGTTCCACATCCTGGTGACGACACGGGATTTCGTCGAGGGGGTCCTGGTGCGCTCGATCATTCCGAGAAACAACCCTCCGTTGGTCCTGCACGACAGAGTGCTCAGCATCATACAG GCGTGGGCTGATGCATTCCGTAGCTCGCCCGACCTGACGGGCGTGGTGTCGGTGTACGAAGACCTGCGAAGGAAAGGACTTGAGTTCCCCATGACAGAGCTGGATGGTTACACGCCCGTCCAAGCTTCACAAAAG ACTTTGCCTGGGAACGGGCCCGCTGTCACCACCTTGCCCGCTGCGCTCCTCTCTTCCAAACCTCCGCTCATCCCACCCCAGACTTCTGAGCTAAAACTGGCCCTGGAGGGAACCAATGCCTTCACTCCCAGCCAG ATCAAAAAGCTGAAGACAGAGCTGGGAGTGGTGCGAAGCAACCTGACAATGATGTCGGACATGATGAGTCAGCTGGATCCTGTCACAGTAAAGCAAGCAGacatggagctgctggag CAGTTATACACAGTGTGTAAGGAAATGCAAGAGAGGATAGTGAAGATCGTCCCCAGACTCAGCGAGGAGAAGCTGATCGAAGAGTTGCTGGCAGCTAACGATGAGATGAACACCGCCTTTACTCGCTACCACAG GTTTGAAAGACGGATAACAAACGgtccaaacacagcagagaag AGCCACACGTACGTCAACCTGGCAGACCTCGATCTGACAGCTGAGTCCATCAGCCAATCACGGGGCGCGTCAGTTACCAATGACAGCTCACTCAGCCAATCAAGAGCTGACAGTTTGTCCAGTCAGATGGTCAGACTTA GTACAAGTGAATCAGATGACACGTTATCACAGAAAATAAGTGTCTCGACTCAACAAAGACCGAG TGAGCAGAGTGAGGCTGCAGTGGACGGCCTGGCTCAGGCTCAGGACAGCAGGCTGCTAAACACAGGAACG ATTCCTATCAACCAGTCCAGTGTAATGGATGATATTGAGAAATGGCTAGCGCTGGACGATGAG TATGATGACTTTGAGGATTCAGATGGTGTGACCAGTGAAG agtTTGACAGGTTTTTGGCCGAAAGAGCAAAAGCAGCTGAGCGCCTGCCGTCGCTGAGAGCTTCCTCACAGGATACCAACCACTCTGAGTCTTAA
- the tom1 gene encoding target of Myb protein 1 isoform X1 yields the protein MEFLMGNPFSTPVGQRIEAATSSSLPSEDWAINMEICDMINSSEEGPKDAVRAIKKRIVGNKNFKEVMQALTVLETCVKNCGYRFHILVTTRDFVEGVLVRSIIPRNNPPLVLHDRVLSIIQAWADAFRSSPDLTGVVSVYEDLRRKGLEFPMTELDGYTPVQASQKTLPGNGPAVTTLPAALLSSKPPLIPPQTSELKLALEGTNAFTPSQIKKLKTELGVVRSNLTMMSDMMSQLDPVTVKQADMELLEQLYTVCKEMQERIVKIVPRLSEEKLIEELLAANDEMNTAFTRYHRFERRITNGPNTAEKSHTYVNLADLDLTAESISQSRGASVTNDSSLSQSRADSLSSQMVRLSTSESDDTLSQKISVSTQQRPSEQSEAAVDGLAQAQDSRLLNTGTDGSPASTCSSSPKLDWMIKRGMIPINQSSVMDDIEKWLALDDEYDDFEDSDGVTSEEFDRFLAERAKAAERLPSLRASSQDTNHSES from the exons ATGGAGTTTTTAATGGGCAACCCGTTCAGCACGCCGGTGGGACAGCGGATCG AGGCTGCGACCAGCTCCAGCCTGCCGTCAGAGGACTGGGCCATCAACATGGAGATCTGCGACATGATCAACAGCTCAGaggaagg GCCCAAAGACGCAGTCAGAGCCATAAAGAAAAGGATTGTGGGCAACAAGAACTTCAAGGAGGTCATGCAGGCGCTAACG GTCCTGGAGACTTGCGTGAAGAACTGCGGCTACAGGTTCCACATCCTGGTGACGACACGGGATTTCGTCGAGGGGGTCCTGGTGCGCTCGATCATTCCGAGAAACAACCCTCCGTTGGTCCTGCACGACAGAGTGCTCAGCATCATACAG GCGTGGGCTGATGCATTCCGTAGCTCGCCCGACCTGACGGGCGTGGTGTCGGTGTACGAAGACCTGCGAAGGAAAGGACTTGAGTTCCCCATGACAGAGCTGGATGGTTACACGCCCGTCCAAGCTTCACAAAAG ACTTTGCCTGGGAACGGGCCCGCTGTCACCACCTTGCCCGCTGCGCTCCTCTCTTCCAAACCTCCGCTCATCCCACCCCAGACTTCTGAGCTAAAACTGGCCCTGGAGGGAACCAATGCCTTCACTCCCAGCCAG ATCAAAAAGCTGAAGACAGAGCTGGGAGTGGTGCGAAGCAACCTGACAATGATGTCGGACATGATGAGTCAGCTGGATCCTGTCACAGTAAAGCAAGCAGacatggagctgctggag CAGTTATACACAGTGTGTAAGGAAATGCAAGAGAGGATAGTGAAGATCGTCCCCAGACTCAGCGAGGAGAAGCTGATCGAAGAGTTGCTGGCAGCTAACGATGAGATGAACACCGCCTTTACTCGCTACCACAG GTTTGAAAGACGGATAACAAACGgtccaaacacagcagagaag AGCCACACGTACGTCAACCTGGCAGACCTCGATCTGACAGCTGAGTCCATCAGCCAATCACGGGGCGCGTCAGTTACCAATGACAGCTCACTCAGCCAATCAAGAGCTGACAGTTTGTCCAGTCAGATGGTCAGACTTA GTACAAGTGAATCAGATGACACGTTATCACAGAAAATAAGTGTCTCGACTCAACAAAGACCGAG TGAGCAGAGTGAGGCTGCAGTGGACGGCCTGGCTCAGGCTCAGGACAGCAGGCTGCTAAACACAGGAACG GATGGCAGCccagcctccacctgcagctcctcaccAAAGTTAGATTGGATGATTAAAAGGGGAATG ATTCCTATCAACCAGTCCAGTGTAATGGATGATATTGAGAAATGGCTAGCGCTGGACGATGAG TATGATGACTTTGAGGATTCAGATGGTGTGACCAGTGAAG agtTTGACAGGTTTTTGGCCGAAAGAGCAAAAGCAGCTGAGCGCCTGCCGTCGCTGAGAGCTTCCTCACAGGATACCAACCACTCTGAGTCTTAA